In the genome of Christensenella timonensis, one region contains:
- a CDS encoding UDP-N-acetylmuramoyl-tripeptide--D-alanyl-D-alanine ligase, giving the protein MTWVVISTYLVFGSVIAGAVLSMIAQVKYIHIMQLESYQNEGFLNRLKENRRKLLMPPMFLGWITLVGYFFWSLLATAGSANIGFFIACLACYGAAFVFTIWYIVKSRKGEAKKPLVFTARVKRLILCEIILYAVICCVILFVPYINFFLPPFGYLVFMILMPYMTPLAVKIMTPAENRVKNRFLSEAKRKIDARNDLIKIGITGSYGKTSVKFILGTILKQKYNTLVPPQSYNTPMGLTRVIREQMTDANEVFIAEMGARHVGDIAELVDLVHPQMGILTSVGPQHLETFYNIENIVKTKYELIAGLPKDTGVAFFNGDNEYCRALYENTEIHKKILYAMDYEGEADVRAKDIAFSAEGSTFTVECAQGEFTCTTKLLGRHNILNICGCIAVALELGLTVEQIRQGVLQAPPVEHRLQIVPTSNGITVIDDAFNANPAGTRAALDVLKCFSGQRFVVTPGLVELGEREAQENFELGEAMAQVATYAFLIGPKHTKPIYEGLVRSGFAADNIYVAKTLGEATNVMGHLTKPGDVILFENDLPDHYNE; this is encoded by the coding sequence ATGACGTGGGTAGTAATTTCGACATATCTGGTGTTTGGATCAGTCATCGCCGGGGCTGTACTATCTATGATAGCACAGGTGAAATATATCCATATCATGCAGCTTGAGAGCTATCAGAACGAAGGGTTCTTAAACCGACTGAAGGAAAACCGCAGGAAGCTTTTGATGCCGCCGATGTTTCTCGGATGGATCACGCTGGTGGGCTATTTCTTCTGGTCTTTGCTCGCGACGGCAGGCTCTGCCAATATTGGATTCTTTATCGCCTGCCTTGCCTGCTATGGCGCCGCCTTTGTATTCACAATTTGGTATATCGTCAAGTCGCGCAAAGGGGAAGCCAAAAAACCGTTGGTTTTTACCGCGCGGGTCAAGCGCCTGATCCTGTGCGAAATCATTTTATATGCGGTCATTTGCTGCGTGATCCTGTTTGTCCCCTATATAAACTTTTTCCTGCCGCCGTTCGGGTATTTGGTTTTCATGATCCTGATGCCTTATATGACGCCGCTGGCGGTTAAGATCATGACGCCCGCCGAAAACAGGGTCAAGAACAGGTTCTTAAGCGAGGCAAAACGGAAGATCGACGCAAGGAACGACCTAATCAAGATCGGTATCACAGGCAGCTATGGCAAGACGAGCGTGAAATTTATTTTGGGGACGATCTTAAAACAGAAATACAATACGCTGGTGCCGCCGCAGAGCTACAATACACCCATGGGCTTAACGCGTGTGATCCGCGAGCAGATGACGGACGCAAATGAGGTGTTCATTGCGGAAATGGGCGCGCGGCACGTGGGGGACATTGCGGAGCTTGTCGACCTTGTGCATCCGCAGATGGGTATTTTGACCTCCGTTGGGCCGCAGCATCTGGAAACATTTTACAACATCGAAAATATCGTCAAAACAAAATACGAGTTGATCGCGGGGCTGCCCAAGGACACGGGCGTTGCGTTTTTCAACGGCGACAACGAATACTGCCGCGCGCTTTATGAAAATACGGAGATACACAAGAAGATCCTGTACGCGATGGATTATGAAGGAGAAGCTGACGTGCGCGCAAAGGATATTGCGTTTTCCGCGGAAGGCAGCACGTTTACGGTCGAATGTGCGCAGGGGGAATTTACCTGCACAACGAAGCTTTTGGGGCGGCACAATATCCTCAATATCTGCGGATGTATCGCGGTCGCGCTGGAATTGGGGCTCACGGTGGAGCAGATCCGGCAGGGTGTGCTTCAGGCGCCGCCTGTGGAGCACAGATTGCAGATCGTACCCACAAGCAACGGGATCACGGTGATCGACGACGCTTTCAATGCCAATCCGGCAGGGACGCGCGCGGCGCTCGATGTGCTGAAGTGTTTCAGCGGACAGCGCTTTGTGGTAACGCCGGGACTGGTAGAGCTCGGGGAGCGCGAAGCACAGGAAAATTTTGAGCTTGGCGAAGCGATGGCGCAGGTAGCGACGTATGCGTTCCTGATCGGGCCAAAGCATACGAAGCCTATCTATGAAGGGCTTGTGCGCAGCGGCTTCGCAGCGGACAATATCTATGTGGCAAAGACGCTGGGTGAAGCGACGAATGTCATGGGACACCTGACAAAGCCGGGCGATGTGATTTTGTTTGAAAATGACCTGCCCGACCATTATAATGAATAG